One stretch of Pirellulales bacterium DNA includes these proteins:
- a CDS encoding ParA family protein, whose product MGRAARRGSALAFFLAVTEWLWFHRGLRFHRATHESWRHLSFNGRHVGKSALAVHLAAWLHEQGCRVTLADCDTQQSSSEWIREAQPGVKAVRLDNPDVVLNELPNLNQDADFIVGEGPGSHTETSRALLLRADLAIIPRKASMLEVSALAKATEYP is encoded by the coding sequence GTGGGCCGGGCCGCGAGACGCGGCTCGGCCCTTGCCTTCTTTTTAGCCGTCACGGAATGGCTATGGTTCCATAGAGGCTTGCGGTTTCACCGCGCCACTCATGAGAGCTGGAGGCATCTCTCGTTCAACGGCAGGCATGTCGGCAAATCAGCTCTTGCCGTCCACTTGGCGGCCTGGCTCCACGAGCAGGGATGCCGTGTCACGCTAGCCGACTGCGACACGCAACAGTCGTCCTCAGAATGGATTCGCGAGGCACAGCCAGGCGTCAAGGCTGTACGCCTCGATAACCCGGATGTGGTTCTGAATGAATTGCCGAATTTGAACCAGGACGCGGACTTCATTGTCGGCGAGGGCCCCGGGAGCCATACGGAGACCAGTCGCGCATTATTGTTGCGTGCCGACCTTGCGATCATACCTCGCAAAGCGAGCATGCTAGAGGTGAGCGCCCTAGCCAAAGCCACCGAATATCCATGA